Genomic segment of Malania oleifera isolate guangnan ecotype guangnan chromosome 7, ASM2987363v1, whole genome shotgun sequence:
TTGATACAATTTATAGGACATAATTAGTAGAAAGACTTGCATGGTACGAAAGTATCATGTTTTTCTCACTAAAATCATACCACGTGAGTTTATGTGAGGGATACAATATCCCATAACATCTAAGGCcaagtcctctctctctctctctctctctctctctctctctctctctctctctctctctctctctctctctctctctctctctctctcctccccctAGCCCAACGCAATAATTAGACTAAATTGACTGAGGTTTTTACTTTTTTCTTTGCTATGTGCTAATGTCAatcaaagatttatatatattttttaattttttatagatGAGGAATCCATCAATGATCAAACTCTCAACATGCCCATAGATTGGGTCCCAGGTATGAGGAATATTCGTCTAAGAGACCTACCAACCTTCCTTAGAACAACAAACCTTCATGATATCATGTTCAATTTCATGGGTGAAGGGGCTCAAAACTCTATTCGCGCCCCTGCCCTCCTCCTTAACACCTTTGATGCCCTAGAACAAGAAGTCTTGGATGCCCTTGTCTCCATCTCTGCCTCCATCTACACCTGTGGCCCCCTTTCCTTGCTTGCCCAACCCACCTCCTCACTTGACTCTCCCAACCCTAGCCTCTGGAAAGAAGATTCCCATTGTCTCCACTGGCTTGACAAACGACCTCCCAACTCTGTCATGTATGTCAACTATGGTAGTATCACGGTGATGACCCCCCACCACATGCTAGAGTTCGCATGGGGGCTTGCCAATAGCAACCATCCATTTTTATGGATAGTTCGACCGGACATCGTGATGGGTGGGTCCACTGCGTTGCCTGAGGAGTTCTTCGAGGAAATTAAAGATAGAGGGTTGTTGGTGAGTTGGTGCTCGCAATTTCAAGTGCTTTCTCATCCAGCAGTTGGTGCCTTTTTGAGCCATTGTGGTTGGAACTCTATGATAGAAAGCATAAGTGCAGGAGTGCCTATGATTGGATGGCCCTTTTTTGCAGAGCAGAGTACAAATTGCAGGTATGCTAGTAGGGAGTGGGGGATTGGGATGGAGGTTAATCATGATATTAAAAGGGAGGAGATTGAAGCTTTTGTTAGAGAATTGATGGAAGGAGAGGAAGGGAAGAAGATGAGAAAGAGGGCTCTAGAGTGGAAGAAGAAAGCAAAGGAAGCTACTAGCTTTGGGGGTTCATCTTACACAAACTTTGATAGATTTGTAAGGGAGGTTCTTCATTATGAAGGGTAAGTTGATAATTAAGATATTATGTACAAGCATTTCTATGCTTGCATtgcattatttttaaatattgcACTATCATCAATTTAAGTTTCCATATATAGCTAatttacctctctctctctctctctctctctctctctctctctctctctctctctctcttaattatttaatattaacgAGACATTACATATTATTTCTTAATATGTATACATAAAATGCAGACATTATTTGGGTTGATACAATTTATAGGACATAACTAGTAGAAAGACTTGCATGGTATGAAAGTAATGTGTTTTGCTCACTAAAATCACACCACATGAGTTTATGTTGGCATTATTGGGATATTAATGCCCAATAATCACGAAACCAATAATGAGAGATGTGGGTGTAAAATCTCAAAGCTGTGAAGTAGTGAGACTTCTTAATTACTACTtacccaccaaaaaaaaaaagaggcagaTTTCTCTTTGCTATTTTAAACATGCTGTGTTAGCATCTTAATTGACACATAGTCAACAATAGGGTCCAATAAATCACAAAATCATCCAAAAGCTATGTGTATTTTGGTTTATAAATGTTACACATTAGAGCATGAATAGTTTTGAGTACTTTTTTGATAGTTTTCTTTGATTAGATATTAACTAATaggtaaaattttaatttttttttgataattgaATTTGTATATCTAATAAcgcaaaattttgaaaattaaagtatAACTTTTGCGATAGTTTAGAGATCATTCGTCCAtaagttaaccatataatttaaaatttaactaATTTAAAAGTATACAAAAATCACTATAGATCTACATGAAAAAGTCTCATGGTGCCT
This window contains:
- the LOC131159590 gene encoding linamarin synthase 2-like, which encodes MSSFEGLRNKPHAVCVPYPAQGHVTPMMLLAKLLHSRGLHITFVNTHFNHNRLIRSRGVDAVKGSAHFRFESIPDGLPPSDQDATQHIPSLCDSTRKNCLAPFRDLLAKLNSSAAAAKDGVPPVSCIISDGLMSFAMKAAEEIGVPEVQFWTASACGLMGYLQFRELVNRGIFPFKDEESINDQTLNMPIDWVPGMRNIRLRDLPTFLRTTNLHDIMFNFMGEGAQNSIRAPALLLNTFDALEQEVLDALVSISASIYTCGPLSLLAQPTSSLDSPNPSLWKEDSHCLHWLDKRPPNSVMYVNYGSITVMTPHHMLEFAWGLANSNHPFLWIVRPDIVMGGSTALPEEFFEEIKDRGLLVSWCSQFQVLSHPAVGAFLSHCGWNSMIESISAGVPMIGWPFFAEQSTNCRYASREWGIGMEVNHDIKREEIEAFVRELMEGEEGKKMRKRALEWKKKAKEATSFGGSSYTNFDRFVREVLHYEG